In Odontesthes bonariensis isolate fOdoBon6 chromosome 20, fOdoBon6.hap1, whole genome shotgun sequence, a genomic segment contains:
- the dnajb6b gene encoding dnaJ homolog subfamily B member 6b isoform X2, with protein sequence MGEYYQILGVQRNATPEDIKKAYRKLALKWHPDKNPDNKEEAEKKFKELSEAYEVLSDENKRNIYDRYGKEGLSAGGGGGGGGHYDHFGGSSFTFRNPEDVFREFFGGRDPFADFFADDPFDDFFGSGRSRQRGASRGRMGGSLFGFGSFPAFGPGFSGFDSGFNSFGDVGGGGFTSFSSSSFGGSGGGGGMGNFKSVSTSTKIVNGRKITTKRIVENGQERVEVVEDGQLKSLTVNGKEQLLRLDNK encoded by the exons ATGGGGGAGTACTACCAGATATTAGGAGTTCAGAGAAATGCAACACCAGAAGACATCAAAAAAGC TTACAGAAAACTGGCATTAAAATGGCATCCAGACAAGAACCCAGACAAcaaggaggaggcagagaaaAAGTTCAAAGAGCTGTCAGAGGCCTATGAAGTGCTCTCAGATG AAAACAAGAGGAATATTTACGACCGGTACGGCAAAGAAGGCCTCtcggcaggaggaggaggaggaggag GAGGCCACTATGATCACTTCGGCGGCAGCAGCTTCACATTCCGAAATCCTGAGGACGTTTTCAGGGAATTCTTCGGCGGCAGAGATCCATTTGCAGATTTTTTCG CCGATGACCCGTTCGACGATTTCTTCGGCAGCGGTCGCAGCCGTCAGCGAGGTGCAAGCAGAGGCAGGATGGGCGGTTCCCTTTTTGGTTTCGGCAGCTTTCCAGCGTTTGGGCCCGGCTTCTCAGGGTTTGATTCAG GTTTTAACTCATTTGGAGACGTGGGTGGAGGAGGGTTCAcctccttctcttcttcttcgttTGGTGGCAGTGGCGGAGGAGGAGGGATGGGTAACTTCAAATCGGTGTCGACCTCCACTAAGATCGTAAATGGCAGAAAAATTACCACGAAACG GATTGTGGAGAATGGCCAGGAGCGGGTAGAGGTGGTGGAGGATGGTCAGTTAAAATCTCTAACAGTTAATGGTAAGGAGCAGCTACTAAGACTGGATAACAAGTAA